From Candidatus Fusobacterium pullicola, the proteins below share one genomic window:
- a CDS encoding glycosyltransferase family 1 protein, translating to MRVLHIVGGMNVGGTETMLMNLYRNIDRDKYEFHFISYYDKKAFYDDEIERLGGKIIPMKFSNRFGAIASILQLRKLIKENNYEIVHSHTLFNCGIGVLAAYLGGAKIRISHAHTVFEEKNSFVKKMYVAVMGKLIRKYSTDFLACSERAGAFLFGKDILKEKNYSFLPNYVDYKKCMNDIDGKRVRAELKIEEDEIVLGHVGRLIPLKNHLFILEIVKRMKESGKRVKAIFVGDGDQRENIESKIREYGLEDNIIITGMVSNPESYMKSMDIFLLPSIYEGFGLVLLEAQASGLECLVSENIQDETDLNLGLVKKLELSDGAEVWSKEIVKMIENRKNISREKIEEAFVEKGYDLEGILRKIENIYGRKI from the coding sequence ATGAGAGTGTTACATATAGTTGGAGGAATGAATGTAGGTGGAACAGAGACAATGCTTATGAATCTCTATAGAAATATAGATAGAGATAAGTATGAATTCCATTTTATATCTTATTATGATAAAAAAGCTTTCTACGATGATGAGATAGAGAGGCTTGGAGGTAAGATAATTCCTATGAAGTTTTCTAATAGGTTTGGAGCGATAGCTTCTATACTTCAGCTTAGAAAATTGATAAAGGAGAACAACTATGAAATAGTACACTCTCATACTTTATTTAACTGTGGAATAGGAGTTCTAGCAGCCTATTTGGGTGGAGCTAAGATTAGAATAAGTCACGCACATACTGTATTTGAAGAAAAAAACTCATTTGTAAAAAAGATGTATGTAGCAGTTATGGGAAAATTAATAAGAAAGTATTCAACAGATTTCTTAGCTTGTAGTGAGAGAGCAGGAGCTTTTCTATTTGGGAAGGATATATTGAAAGAGAAAAACTATAGTTTTCTTCCAAACTATGTAGACTATAAAAAATGTATGAATGATATAGATGGAAAAAGAGTTAGAGCTGAATTAAAAATAGAAGAGGATGAGATAGTATTAGGACATGTTGGAAGATTAATTCCGCTAAAGAATCATCTATTTATTTTAGAGATAGTAAAAAGAATGAAAGAGAGTGGAAAGAGAGTAAAGGCTATATTTGTAGGAGATGGAGATCAAAGAGAGAATATAGAGAGTAAGATAAGAGAGTATGGATTGGAAGATAATATAATTATTACTGGTATGGTATCTAATCCAGAAAGCTATATGAAGAGTATGGATATATTTTTGCTTCCATCAATATATGAGGGATTTGGTCTTGTACTATTAGAAGCACAGGCATCAGGTTTAGAATGCTTAGTATCTGAAAATATTCAAGATGAGACAGATTTAAATTTAGGACTTGTAAAGAAGCTTGAACTTAGTGATGGTGCAGAGGTTTGGAGTAAAGAGATTGTTAAAATGATAGAGAATAGAAAAAATATATCAAGAGAAAAGATTGAAGAAGCTTTTGT